A genomic segment from Pseudanabaena sp. BC1403 encodes:
- a CDS encoding HU family DNA-binding protein: MNKGELVDAIAEKVSVSKKNIEVIVTAALESIVDAVAEGDRVTLVGFGSFEPRDRQEREGRNPRTGEKMVIAATRVPAFSAGKQFKEKVVE; this comes from the coding sequence GTGAATAAAGGTGAATTAGTAGATGCGATCGCCGAAAAGGTATCCGTATCGAAGAAAAATATCGAAGTGATCGTTACTGCTGCCCTCGAATCAATTGTTGATGCCGTGGCTGAAGGCGATCGCGTTACTTTAGTTGGCTTTGGTTCATTCGAGCCACGCGATCGTCAAGAGCGCGAAGGTCGCAACCCTCGCACTGGCGAAAAAATGGTGATCGCCGCCACCCGCGTTCCTGCTTTCTCGGCAGGTAAGCAATTCAAAGAAAAAGTAGTTGAGTAA
- a CDS encoding CPBP family intramembrane glutamic endopeptidase, with product MSIFSQAPQQNPDKKDQTLSRSQVLIAMAVTAIIFLGISKGWVYLTGIPMVPLRWQPEHAAIGAGIGIGVALLSSLIYEIWESYRIAAQEYLEMVLKPLETVDLIWLGLLPGLSEEMLFRGVALPALGMNGIALVITSVVFGALHMASAKHLSYTVWAIAVGMMLGAVTMYTGNLLSAVIAHVLTNSLSGIIWKYKQSKT from the coding sequence ATGTCCATATTCTCGCAAGCTCCTCAACAAAATCCTGATAAAAAAGATCAAACACTATCGCGATCGCAGGTACTAATTGCGATGGCAGTGACTGCAATTATCTTTTTGGGAATCTCTAAAGGTTGGGTGTACTTAACGGGCATACCTATGGTTCCACTTCGTTGGCAGCCAGAACATGCAGCGATCGGTGCAGGAATAGGTATAGGGGTTGCTTTACTTAGCAGTTTAATTTATGAGATTTGGGAAAGCTATCGCATTGCCGCGCAAGAATATCTAGAAATGGTACTTAAACCCTTAGAAACAGTTGATCTAATTTGGTTAGGTTTATTACCAGGACTAAGCGAAGAAATGTTGTTTCGTGGTGTGGCTTTACCAGCACTGGGTATGAATGGAATTGCTTTGGTAATTACCAGTGTTGTATTTGGGGCGCTACATATGGCAAGTGCTAAGCATTTGTCCTATACAGTTTGGGCGATCGCTGTTGGTATGATGCTTGGAGCCGTCACGATGTATACAGGTAATCTATTATCGGCAGTCATTGCCCATGTGCTTACAAATTCACTTTCAGGCATCATTTGGAAATACAAACAATCCAAAACCTAA